The sequence TGATGCGGCAGGACGCGCGCGGGCCGTCGGGGATGTTGATCGCGTCGATGCCGGCTTCGTGGCAGACGGCGCACTTCTCGATCGTCCTTGTGAGATCCCATCCCATCGGCGGGAGGATTTCGATGGTCGTCACCATCTCGCCCCGAGCGAGTTTGCCGGCGAACTTCGTGCGCCCAGCGAGGGGTTTCGGCTCGACGAGCTCGACGCCCTCGCGCACCGCGTCCTCGACGACGATGTAGCGCTTGTGGATCGACTTCACGCCCTGCACCAGTTCCCGGATGTGTTCGGGCCCCGTCCCGCAACATCCGCCGATGGCGCGCGCGCCGAGGTTGACGAACTGCCGCGAGATCGTCGCGAAGTATTCCGGGCTCGTCATGTAAATCATGCGGTCGCTGATCACGCGCGGAAATCCGGCGTTCGGCTGCAACAGCACGGGATACGGCGCGGAGGGTATATACGACTCCAGATATTCGAGCATCGTGCTGGGCCCGACGCCGCAGTTGAATCCAAGCATCAACGGGGCGGGCAGGTCATCGGGAAACGGCGCGTAGAAATCGTCAAGCGATTCGCCCGCGCGCGTGAGGTTGCGATCGCCGAACACCATGCTCGGTATGTACGGCATGTCGACAAGCGCCGCCGCGCGGATGGCCGCGATCAGGTCGTCGCGCCGCGAAAAGCTTTCGAAGACGACAAAATCCGCGCCGCCTTCCTTCAGGCCTATGATGGCCTCGGCGAACGCGGAGACGGCTTCCTCCGTCTGGACGCCGCCGCCGTCGCCGTCGCCCACCGGCCGGCCAAGCGGCCCGATCGATCCGGCGACAAGCAGGTCGTCCTCCGCCTCCGCCCGCGCAAGCCGGGCTGCCGCGCGCGCGATCTCGGTGACGCGGTCGGCGAGCAGGTAACCGACAAGCTTGTAGCGGTTCGCGCCGAAGCTGTTGGTCGTCAGCACGTCCGCGCCGGCCCGCTTGTTTTCACGATGGATTTCGCGCACGAGCTGCGGCTTCGCGAGGCAGAGCTCGTCGTAACAGACGTTGACGAACTGATGCCGCCGATAAAGCTCGGTGCCCATCGCGCCATCGAAAATGACGACGCGGTCGGCGATCAGCTCTTGCAGGGTCGGTCGGGTCATAGATCCTTGCTTGATAACCAACGTCGCGGAAACAGGCCGCGAAAACCGGCTGTCAACGATACGAGAAATCGCGACGGGGCGGAACAGGCGTACGGGGCGTGGACGCGCGGGGCGAAAAATCCGGACATCGGGGCACAAAATCAGGGAGATGCACGTTCCGAGGTTTTTTCGCGCAAACCTTGACGCCCAAAGCGCATCGTCGCTACTTTGAAAAGCGTTTGCCGGCTCGGCGACGATATCGATGCAGATCGCCGAATTTTCGACGAAAACGGGGCGGGGGGCCGGACGCGAATATTGAAGCGATCGTTGGATGCATAACAATCAGAACGCGCCAATTCCGTGATAGGGTGCCTGGACGCCAAGAGGATTTTAAAATGCGTGTCGTTCTGTGGCGAATGGGAATTCAAGCGGCCCGGACATTTCCGGTGGCGGCCGATCTGGGGCTCGCCTACCTGCACCAGTCGCTGAAACGCGGCGGGCACGAATCCCATTACGTGGACAACATGTTGGAACCGCTGGGCGCGCAGGGGCTCGTCGAGCGTTTCGGCCGCCGCGGACCGTGGATTCTGGGCGCCAAGCTGTTCACGCACCAGATCCGCGAATGGCGGGCGTTCGTCCGCGCGGTCAAGGCGCTGGATCCGCACGTCGTGACCGTCGGCGGCGGTCATCACCCGTCCGCGGTCGTCCAGGACGTTTTCGATAATATTCCGGAGATGGACTACGGTTTCGCAAGTGAAGGCGAAATCGGTTTTCCGATGTTTGCGACGGCGATCGAGAATGGCGCCGCCACGGCCGATCTGGAGAAAGTGCCCGGGCTCGTTTTTCGCCGAAACGGCGAAGTCGTCGCCAATCCGACGGCCCTTGTCGAGGACATCAACGATCTGGACGCGCCGCCCTGGGACGACCTGCCAGTCCGTGAATATCTCAAGCATAAAACGCCATTACGCAACGCCGCGATGACCCCCTTGACCACGACGCGCGGCTGTCCCTACCGCTGCACCTATTGCGCCGGGTTCCGCGTCGCCGGGCGGGGGATGCGCTATCGGGATTCCATGCGCGTGGTGGACGAAATCGAGTTTCTCCATCGGAAGTACGGCGTGGAATCGGTCAGCATCCAGGACGAAAACTTTTCCGTGCGCAAGCATCACGTTCAGGATTTCTGCCGGACCCTCATCGACCGCAAACTGCCGGTCCGCTGGGACGGCCTGGCCACCGGCGTGCGTCTCGACGGGCTCGACCTGGAGACGTACAAATTGATGGAGCAAAGCGGCTGCCACGCCATCAGCGTCGCCATCGAGTCCGCGGACCAGACGGTGCTGAAGGAGATGAAAAAGGGCACTTACATCGACGATCAAGCCAAGCGCATCCGCGAAATCAAGACGCACACCAAAATCCGCGTGAATGGCTATTTCATTCTCGGCTATCCGACGCAGAACGCGGAATCGATCCAACTGACTCGCAAGTTCGCGCGCCGCTCGGAACTGGATTTTGCGTTTTTCTTCCTGTTCACGCCTCTGCCCGGCACCGCCGTGACGAAGCTTCTGGTTCAGGACGGCCGGCTCGCGCCGGATATCTGGGAGACGTTTCAATACGACGCCCCCAGCCTGCCGCTGCCCGACATGACCCCGACGCAGCTCAAGCGGGCGCAGATGCTGGCGTATCTGGGTTTTTACTTGCGCGGCCGCCGGTTTGTGACGCTGCTTAAGGCGGTCTTCGGCGCGGGCCAATTCCGCGATCTGTGCCGTAGGCTGTCCGGCACGTTTCTTTGGCGCCGGTCGGCGCCCGCGGCAATCTCTTGAACGGACCGACCGTGGCTGCTCCCCTCGTTGCCACCGATACCGCTCCGGGCGCCTCGCCCCGTCGCATCTCCCGCGGGCGGTCGCCGAGCGCTAACGGATCAACGCGCCTGAAGGTGCTTCTGGCGAAACCGGGGAATTTCTATCGAAGCTGGCCGTTCTCGAACGATTTCATGAAGCACATCTTCCCCGTCGCGGCCGCGACGTATCCGCAACTCGCGGGCGCCGCGGCCGAATATCGGCCGGAATTCCTTGATGGCCTGTTCGAGCCGATCCACCCCGATCGCTGGCTCGAACGCGCGGCGCAGGCGGACGTGGTCGCGATGGGCGTGGTTTCGCCGGTGACCTCGCTCAATACCGAACTCGCCATCCGGCGCTTGAAGAAGGCCAACCCGCGAGTCCGCGTTATTCTTGGCGGTCATCATTCCTCGCTGTACGCGGAGGAATGGCTTCGGCGCGGCGTCGATTACATCGTGCGCGGCGAGGGCGAACTGGCGTTTCGCGAGTTGCTGCATTGCATCGAGGACGGCGTGCCGCCGCGCGAGGTTTCCGGCGTGTCCTGGGTTGACGACGGACGCTACGTCCACAATGAGGCCAAGGATTTCGTCCAGAACCTGGACGACCTTCCGATGCCGGACTGGTCGATGCTCAACTGGGATATCTACAACCTGGGTCTGGCCGGTCGCGGGCGCTCCGCCACCATCGAGACCGCACGCGGCTGTCCCTTCCCATGCACGTTCTGCTCGGTATCCGTCCTCTGGGATCGCTCGCAGCGCTTCAAGAGCCCCGACCGGCTGATGGAGGAGTTGCGCACGCTCGACCGCCTCGGCGTGCGTCAACTGGTGTTTGGCGACGATAACTTCGGCGCCAAGCCGGCGCGCGACATGGTGCTGTTTGAACGGATGCTCTCCGAGGGGCTGGACATGTCGTGGTGGTGTTTCATCCGCGTCGACACCGTCCTGCGCCGGCCGGAGTTCGTCAAAATGGCCGGGCGCGCGGGCTTGCGTTTCGCGTTCGTCGGTTACGAATCGCTCGACGACGGCGAGCTTCGGCGATTTGCCAAGGATCCGAGCGCGCGTTACACGGTCGCGGACTATAAGACGGTCTATCAGCGCCTCCACGACGCCGGGGTGTTCGTTTACGGTTTGTTCGTGCGCCATTCGCTAGATCGGCCGGATTCGTTCAAGTCCTGGCTCAAGACGCGCTCGGTCGCGGATATCACCGCGCAGACGCGCTTTATCCCCATTGCCGGCACGTCGGCCGCGTCGGACCTGCGCGAGCTTGGCTATACCGTCAAGGACTCGTTCTATCAGGATCGAGGGATGCCGGCGTATCAACGCGAGGGCAAGGACCAGTCGTCGAAGTTTGTGTTCACGGCGCTGATCGACCTTCTTCAACCCAGCAACTTCCGGAAGATGATCGCCGGAACGCATGTCGAGCGGCAGTTCTTCCGCCGCCTGTACGGCGGGATGCTGACCGACGGCTTCGGCGTGACGTGGCGGCGTTTCGGCAACCTGATGGCGGCCAACGACGCAAGCCGTACGCTGAACGCC is a genomic window of bacterium containing:
- a CDS encoding radical SAM protein; this encodes MLLAKPGNFYRSWPFSNDFMKHIFPVAAATYPQLAGAAAEYRPEFLDGLFEPIHPDRWLERAAQADVVAMGVVSPVTSLNTELAIRRLKKANPRVRVILGGHHSSLYAEEWLRRGVDYIVRGEGELAFRELLHCIEDGVPPREVSGVSWVDDGRYVHNEAKDFVQNLDDLPMPDWSMLNWDIYNLGLAGRGRSATIETARGCPFPCTFCSVSVLWDRSQRFKSPDRLMEELRTLDRLGVRQLVFGDDNFGAKPARDMVLFERMLSEGLDMSWWCFIRVDTVLRRPEFVKMAGRAGLRFAFVGYESLDDGELRRFAKDPSARYTVADYKTVYQRLHDAGVFVYGLFVRHSLDRPDSFKSWLKTRSVADITAQTRFIPIAGTSAASDLRELGYTVKDSFYQDRGMPAYQREGKDQSSKFVFTALIDLLQPSNFRKMIAGTHVERQFFRRLYGGMLTDGFGVTWRRFGNLMAANDASRTLNARQNRHVASAARAVGLGVQNRERPGDAMRLSRRLRAAWNFWSGKETANPFPPAVTIETTSKCSLDCPMCLRERDTTTPIDMATDVYENIIGQLAGKADHVLLYGLGEPLQDKAIVDRVRSAANAGLNVQLSTNAMPLTRSRSAELIDAGLRFLVYSVDSLDPDTYEKLRPGGKLPTVLRNIEDFEKENASRGRPVHTAAQMVVMPANRGEIPSFNDYWRKAGVDTVRFKHDEVLATDVPREPRTQPCPVLWRGPLHIRADGRVHACCHHFDAEPVGDSRSQSISDIWNGAPLRELRRMHAEGRGDEIAACHRCRYKPPARALSSAAFLLSTRKARRWIMRWERLRLATSS
- a CDS encoding B12-binding domain-containing radical SAM protein encodes the protein MAADLGLAYLHQSLKRGGHESHYVDNMLEPLGAQGLVERFGRRGPWILGAKLFTHQIREWRAFVRAVKALDPHVVTVGGGHHPSAVVQDVFDNIPEMDYGFASEGEIGFPMFATAIENGAATADLEKVPGLVFRRNGEVVANPTALVEDINDLDAPPWDDLPVREYLKHKTPLRNAAMTPLTTTRGCPYRCTYCAGFRVAGRGMRYRDSMRVVDEIEFLHRKYGVESVSIQDENFSVRKHHVQDFCRTLIDRKLPVRWDGLATGVRLDGLDLETYKLMEQSGCHAISVAIESADQTVLKEMKKGTYIDDQAKRIREIKTHTKIRVNGYFILGYPTQNAESIQLTRKFARRSELDFAFFFLFTPLPGTAVTKLLVQDGRLAPDIWETFQYDAPSLPLPDMTPTQLKRAQMLAYLGFYLRGRRFVTLLKAVFGAGQFRDLCRRLSGTFLWRRSAPAAIS
- a CDS encoding bifunctional homocysteine S-methyltransferase/methylenetetrahydrofolate reductase, with the protein product MTRPTLQELIADRVVIFDGAMGTELYRRHQFVNVCYDELCLAKPQLVREIHRENKRAGADVLTTNSFGANRYKLVGYLLADRVTEIARAAARLARAEAEDDLLVAGSIGPLGRPVGDGDGGGVQTEEAVSAFAEAIIGLKEGGADFVVFESFSRRDDLIAAIRAAALVDMPYIPSMVFGDRNLTRAGESLDDFYAPFPDDLPAPLMLGFNCGVGPSTMLEYLESYIPSAPYPVLLQPNAGFPRVISDRMIYMTSPEYFATISRQFVNLGARAIGGCCGTGPEHIRELVQGVKSIHKRYIVVEDAVREGVELVEPKPLAGRTKFAGKLARGEMVTTIEILPPMGWDLTRTIEKCAVCHEAGIDAINIPDGPRASCRISPMVTAQEIQRQVGIEVVLHVTCRDRNIIGMQSDLLGCAAAGVNNLLIITGDPPKLGDYPHATAVFDIDSIGLTRIASRLNHGVDIGGQRVDPPTAFLIGVGVDPTHLDQQREISRFTQKVEAGAEFATTQPVYDVDALLRFLEHIKPLGIPVIAGIWPLASLRNAEFLNNEVPGVNIPDAIMKRMAGAADKEAARQEGIAIARETFAAVRDHVDGIQISAPFGNVKTALAVLE